DNA from Pseudomonas putida:
CCGTTGCCCGCCCGATCAAGGCTCGTCCCCGGCGCACTGACCACGATACCTTCACCCGCCTGGGCCCATAACGGCTGCCAGAAGATGGCATTGGCCAATAAGAAGGCCAAGCCACGCTTGGGCAATCCGCAAAAGCGCTCACGGGGTTGAATGGCGGCCGAGCGTTGGCGGGCCAGGAAGGCGAATAGGCGAACGTCCATGTGTGCTCTCGTGAATCAGGTGTCAGATGAAAAGGTCCAGGCGCAAATACACCGGGTGTTCCTTGTCGGGCAGCGCATCGGGCTGCTCCAGGCTGCGGGCGAAGGTCACGCTGGCCGCGAGGTGCTCGCCCCGGGCGAACAATTCCAGCGAGTGGCTGCTGGCACGCCCATGGAAGTCGCCGTTGTAGCGGTCATTGCGGATCACACCCAAGTCGTAACCCAGACCCATGCCGTACTCGGCGACGATCGGCCGCAAAGAGGGCCAGGTGACCGGTCGACTCCAGCGCAGATCGTTGCGCCAGTAACCACCGCTGTCGCCGGACAGCGACTGGTCCTTGAACCCCCGAATCGAAGCCAGGCCACCGAGGCTGATGCGTTGCGGGCTGAACAGCACATCCTCGCTGCGCTGGCCATTGGCCAGGCTACTGAAGCTCAGGCGCTCGCCAAGCAGCTCGAAGCCTTGGATGAAGCTGAGGGTCGCGCTGTATTTGCGATAACGCGCAACCGGCTCGCCGGGCCGCGGATGACCATTGTCCTGGGCATCGAAAGCACCGATGCCCTGCTGAATACCGAGATCGAGGTTCACGAAAGCCCTACCCAGGCGCCGGCCATGGTTGATGCCGAACTGCGCATCGCTGAGGCGATTGCTGCTAGCGTCCAGACGGGTATCTTCGATGTAGTTGTTGGTACGCAGGTGGGCGATCCCGACGTTCAAAGCGGTCTTGCTGACTGCGTCACGGTGTACCACGCGCTCAGCGCGCAGTTGGTGGTTTTGGTTGTCACCGGTTTGCTTGAAGGCAAAGCTGTTAGCCCGTGCTGTTGAGCGGTATTCGCTTTCGCTGTAGCTGTAGCTGAAGTTCCACCACCCCCACGGCAGGTTGTAGTACAGCACGCGGTTGTTCGACCCTTGCGTGTGGTCGCTGACCACATCATGGCCCCCACGCAGCACCAGTTGGTCGGCCAGGCCAAGCGGACTGTCCCATTCAAACCCCATATTGGCTTGCTGCTCGCCCGTGCTGCGTTGGCCTTCGTTGTTGCGCGACAGCGAGGCACGCCAAGGCTTTTGCGGAGTATTGCGCACCAGCGCCCGGCTACCGCCGACCGCTTCGCCTGGGGTCAGTTCCATCTTCGCCTGGTTCGACGGCAAGCGATTGAGCTGATCGATCATCTGCTCGATCTCACGCAGATTGAGCAACTGGCCCGTCGAACCAGGGAAGGCCATGGCCAGCTCACGTTCGGACAGGCCACTGCTGTCGTCGGGGCGAAAACCTTCCAGACGCCCTTCCACGACTATCACTTGCAAATGGCCGGACGACAGGTCCTGCTGGGGCAAGTAGGCGCGGCTGGTCACCAAGCCGCGCGCCAAGTACAGGTCGGTGATGGCTTTGAGCAAAGCGTTGAGGTCGGACACGTCCAGGCATTGGCCGATGAAAGGCTTGAGCAGTGCCTGACGGTTACTGGCCGACAGGCTGTCAGCGCCTTTGAGTTCGATGGTGCTGATGTCGAAGCAGCGCACGTCTTCCGGCCGCTCGGAGGATGCGGGCTGGGCAGCCTTACCAGGCAAAGAACGCAGCTCCTCGAGTCGACGCTGTTGCTCTTCGAGCAGGCGGTTCTGCCGCTCGCGGATCAGGTCCTGGTCACCTGGCGAAGCCCAGGCCGAACCGACAAGATTGCTGAACACAACACACAAGGCAAACCCTTGCGCAGTAACCTGACCGCTCCTCATTGACGCTTCCCTGAGTCATGAAAATCGGGGCGTGATGCTATTTTTAAATCTTGCCCAGGGGCATCAGACGATTCCCTAATCCGAGCGGCGGTAATTACCTGCGTTGAAGGAATAGGTATTGAGGGAAACTAGTGGCATACCGCCGACTGAAAGAGGGGGGCTGAATCTGAAGGTTACCCAGAACTGGGCACCGAAATGCAAAAAGCCCCTGAAACTCTCGTTTCAGGGGCTTTTCATGTATGGCGGAGAGATAGGGACACTCAGCCAGATGAAAGAAAACCCGGCAAACCCAAGTAAAAATTGACACACAGACAAAAAGTAGTACAAATGAGTAGTACAAATCAGATCTGAATCTCGGCGGTATCGTGGCGGACTTCATCTTCAGAAAACGGGACGAATCGACTTGGTATGTGCGCTTGGCCGTACCTGTAGACGTTCAAAAGATCATTGGAAAAAAGGTGTTCGTTCAGTCACTGAAGACTGCGTCCCGCCCTGAGGCTATCCATGCCAGTCATGCACATTTGGCGCTATGGCGGAACCAAATCCGAGGCGCACGAAAGGCGAAGGAAGCTCCTGATGGATGGCAGGAATCTATCGTTGCTGCCACGACCGAAGTCGAGACATTGATCCAAAGCCGAAAGCGCGCGGCAATTGGCGAAGTGGTGCCTGCTATGTCAGTCACAGATTCAGATGTTCAGGCGTTCAGACAGGCTAATCCAGACATCGTGACCCTGATTGAAAAGTGGGAGGATACCCAACCGGGAAACGACATCGCGGGCGATTTGCGTTTGCAAGATACCCTGCAAGCTGGGTTCAAAGCCATGCTTGAACGTTCGTTCCGTGCGAAGCACAGCTTGACCGTGGAGCAACAACAGGAATTGGTATCCCTGATCGAGTCTCCGACCAGCTACCAAAAAAAATCTCCGCTGACCACAGCAAGACTGCTGTCATTTCGGGCTTACAGACTTGACAAGAAAATCGCCGAGAAAACAGTGGATCAACAAGAATCCAAGTTGCGAAAACTTTCGGAGTATCTAACGACTAATCAAGCCCCTCTGGATACTGATACGGTGGCGGATTGGTTAAAATCACTTGAATTATCAAGTAAAACCCTGACCCAATATCTGTTGGCAGGCAGCGTATTTTGGAAATGGGCAAATCGTTATGATGAACGCTGGCGAGCCGATTACAAAGGTCGAGTAAACCCATTCGAAAACCATGATTTGCCCAAAGTACGAGCTAAAGACAGGGCTGCCAGCAAACGGAAAGACTACAGCCTTGAAGATCTAGAAGTATTGTACGATGCGGCCCAAAAGCGGGGGCTGCACGTTTTGGCGGACTTGATTCTCTTGGGTTTTTACACGGGCGCTCGTATAGAAGAACTATGCCAGTTGACTACTAATAATGTTGTAACCCAAGAAAAAATTCTATGCTTTGACTTCCCTGATAGCAAAACCTACGCAGGCATTCGATATGTCCCAGTACATCCTGCACTCAAACCAATTGTAAAACGACTACAAAGAGACTCAGTTGATGACTACTTGATACACTCGACGAGTCGTAACAAGTATAAAAACCGGTCAGATCCTCTTTCAAAGGCATTCGGTCGCCTCAAGACAGCCCATGGATTTGGCAAGCAGCACGTTTTCCATAGCTTCCGGGGAACTGTAGTCACACAACTGCAGAGAGCCAATGTGCCTGGACCACTGATCGCACAGATCGTCGGGCATGAAACGGGCACCGTGACATATGATGTGTACAGCCAAGGGGCAAGCCCACTGCAAAAGCTCAAAGCAATTTCCAAATTGCCACGACTGAAACCACCGGCCAAGACCGACACTACGCCCCCAGTCACCTGATGAGCCGAACAGCCAAGCCCTTGTTACCCGCTCCCTAACAAGAGAATCAGGTACATGTACCTACTAGTCGCTACCGGTGATATATGGAACCACCTGAATTTCCCCCCTAGCCCAGGTGGGGGGGGTTAAGCCCCACGCTTGATCCGGTAGACCGTGGCAACTCCGACGTCTGCAAGTTTGGCAATGTCATTCGCAGACATATTTGGGTGCTTTTCAATTAGCATCTGGACCTTTGTCCATTTTTCCACATTTCTTCCCTTACCCTTTGGCGTCCAGCTTGGGTCCGCAAGGCGTTTGTTTTCCAAGCCTTGTCTAATCCGTTCAACCCGCTTTTCCTGATCAAGGCGAGCCATCGTTGCCATGAGGTCCAACAGCATGCTGTTGATCACGTCCATGATCTGACCTGTCATCCCCTTGTCTTCAATCTGCATGTGACTTGTAGGTAAATCTGCGATCACCAATCGTAAGCCCTTTGCTTTGATCTTGGCCTTCAGTGTTTCCCAATCCGACTGGGACAAGCGGCTTAAACGGTCAACGCTTTCACACACGATGCACTCACCAGTCTGCGCTTCATCCAGCATCCGCATTAGTTCAGGCCGATCTAACGTTGTGCCACTGATGTTTTCCGAATACACGCCAGCGACAAGAAGACCTTTCTCGGCTACGAATGCTTCCAGGCTAGCTTTGGCCCTTAATGCGTCTTGGTCTTTGGTGCTGGCCCGGAGGTACAGGTGTGATTTCAATTTTATTATCCTTTATACTTAAATTTGATAGACCTATGATAATTCGATCATATGGCTATTTTCAATAGGTTTCTGATAGACCAAAGCGAAGGGCCGCCGGACTACTAAAGAAGTAGACTTCTCTGATAGTTCTTAAATGGTGCTGGTTACGTATTCCTTACAACCCTAAAACAAAAGCCCCGCGATGCGGGGCTTTTTTACTTGACCAATTTGAGCCCTGAGCGAGGTGTCAAATTGGTAGGCTTCTGTATGTCCAAGCCAGTCGGTAGAACCTCTGCCAGAAATTCTGGTGTGATACCGAGTTGTTCCGCTAGGGCTTCATGTGTGATGCCGTGATGTTCGTATAACACCTTCAGAGCTGTTTTGATCATTTCAGGTTGTTCACGGACACAAAACGGGTCTTCCTTCTCAGTTATTCCTTCACCCTGATTCTTCAAGTAAATCACGGCACCCCGGTACTGATAGTCATCTATGAGACCCAGCGCTTTCGCACGGTAGATTATCGCTGCCTTGCTTACCTGGAAGTCCATTTTCATTTTGCTAATACCAACCCAGTCCAGTCTACTTCCTCGTCGAGGAAAAGCTTTCAAGAATGTTGATCTTGGTATCAGAAATGCTGATGCAAAACGGTTGGCTTCGGACTCTGTTTTGCGATCACCGGTGACTTGTCCTTCATGTAGTACTAAATGACCAAGTTCGTGAGCGATGTCGAATCGTAACCGAAACGGGCTCTGCTTTGCTTCATTCCTTACAATGACAGGTCTACGAGAGGTGATTGAAAGCGCATCAACCTCTGTTGAAGTGTCTTGAAAAAGCGTCACAACCGCACCGGCACGCTCTACAACTCTAACCATATGAGAGATTGGTCCAAAACCCAATCCCCAGTATGAACGTAACCGCTCAGCCGCTTGTTCAATTTCTTCAGTCGTTTCAGCTCCTGATTCGTCTGGGAAGTCCACAGCTGGCAAACGTACCTTGGTATCGATGAACTCTACAAGCTGATCAAATACGGTACCTCGTGCTAAAACCTTCTGCTTCATGCTGGCCTTTGTTGTTGCCAGCTTACGGAAGTGAGCTTGTTCTTCAGATAGAGAAACTCCGACGGGCTTAAAGAAAAACGTCGGGGCTACATGAAGCGACCGCGCCAGGTCTTTGATAGTCGGGTCGTCAAGCTTTAGCTTTCCTTTCCCATTCTCTAGCTGTGACACATATTGGCGCGTCGTACCTATATCTTCAGCGATGTCGTTTAGGGTTTTTCCCCAGTAATGGCGGGCCAGGCGTAGCTGACTACCCTTAAACACCCCGTCCATTTCTATCAACGGCTTCATCATCTTTACCTTCGGCCGTATCTTCGTCTATCGGAGATAGTTCAATTGGTTCAAGTTCCGCTGCGGCAGGAATTTCATCATCCACAGCGACGAGGGTCCTAACGCGTTCTGCGTTGTAACGCCATTCCGCCACTAAAGTGCCATCATGCTCAGCATGAGCTTCATACCCGACGAAATAGATTTGGTGATCATCTTCCTCCGTCAATGCACGCTCGATAATAAACCGCCACAAGTATTCGGAATGGGCATCTTCTTCGAACAACTGCAATTGCCTTGCTTCGGAGCTCGTAGGATTCAGCACGCGCATTTTCTTGGGATTTTCGTGATCGTCAAGGAAAAAACGCACAGTTTCGCTGCCAATGCCCAGCAGCAGGTCATTTCCGGAATGCTTGATCGTCAACCATGGGTGCTCATTCGAGCGTGCAAGCTGGACTAGCGCGTTTTTAATTCTGGCCCAAGACAGCGTGCCACGGCTGTAGGAACAGTCGAGATCAGTGCTGGCGGTGCGAAGGGCGTCATCTAGGACATCGAGTATTCGCTTGGCGATGATGCTAAGACGGCTAGACGTCAAGCTCGAAGAGATTTCGGATGGTTTGTTCATGGGTCCGCCTGACTGTTCCCTTCATGTGATTTGTAAACCATAATTGTGCCAAACCAAAAATTTGTCAAGCAAGCGCGCTCCCAACCACGAGATTTCGCTATCTGTTCGAATTTGGTGCTATTTACGCCTAATCTTGGCGTTTTCACCACCGCATCCGATCAGAGCTTCTGGCTCGCGAACTCAATGTCGCGGATAAACCTCCACAGACCAGATCCCTTGGCCAGGCCCACTGCAAAGTGCATCAAGCTCCTCTATTGGATTTATCTCATCCATTTCAATCGACTTAATGAATTCGTCAAACTCTTGAGCTTCAGACTCTAGCTCACTGCAAAGCGCATTAAGTTCCTCTATTGGATTTATCTCATCCATTTCAATCGACTTAATGAATTCGTCAAACTCTTGAGCTTCAGACTCTAGCTCGCTGCAAAGCGCATTAAGTTCCTCTATTGGATTTATCTCATCCATTTCAATCGACTTAATGAGTTCGTCAAACTCTTGAGCTTCAGACTCTAGCCCACTGCAAAGTGCATCAAGCTCCTCTATTGGATCTATCTCATCCATTTCAATCAACTTAATGAGTTCGTCAAACTCTTGAGCTTCAGACTCTAGCCCACTGCAAAGTGCATCAAGTTCTTCTAAGCCATCGACGCTATTTTTAACAATATCAAGCTCAACCCCAGCCGTCGCCAATGAACGATGATTAGCTTGAAAAAAGCAAGCACGACACCG
Protein-coding regions in this window:
- a CDS encoding ShlB/FhaC/HecB family hemolysin secretion/activation protein, whose protein sequence is MRSGQVTAQGFALCVVFSNLVGSAWASPGDQDLIRERQNRLLEEQQRRLEELRSLPGKAAQPASSERPEDVRCFDISTIELKGADSLSASNRQALLKPFIGQCLDVSDLNALLKAITDLYLARGLVTSRAYLPQQDLSSGHLQVIVVEGRLEGFRPDDSSGLSERELAMAFPGSTGQLLNLREIEQMIDQLNRLPSNQAKMELTPGEAVGGSRALVRNTPQKPWRASLSRNNEGQRSTGEQQANMGFEWDSPLGLADQLVLRGGHDVVSDHTQGSNNRVLYYNLPWGWWNFSYSYSESEYRSTARANSFAFKQTGDNQNHQLRAERVVHRDAVSKTALNVGIAHLRTNNYIEDTRLDASSNRLSDAQFGINHGRRLGRAFVNLDLGIQQGIGAFDAQDNGHPRPGEPVARYRKYSATLSFIQGFELLGERLSFSSLANGQRSEDVLFSPQRISLGGLASIRGFKDQSLSGDSGGYWRNDLRWSRPVTWPSLRPIVAEYGMGLGYDLGVIRNDRYNGDFHGRASSHSLELFARGEHLAASVTFARSLEQPDALPDKEHPVYLRLDLFI
- a CDS encoding tyrosine-type recombinase/integrase, with product MADFIFRKRDESTWYVRLAVPVDVQKIIGKKVFVQSLKTASRPEAIHASHAHLALWRNQIRGARKAKEAPDGWQESIVAATTEVETLIQSRKRAAIGEVVPAMSVTDSDVQAFRQANPDIVTLIEKWEDTQPGNDIAGDLRLQDTLQAGFKAMLERSFRAKHSLTVEQQQELVSLIESPTSYQKKSPLTTARLLSFRAYRLDKKIAEKTVDQQESKLRKLSEYLTTNQAPLDTDTVADWLKSLELSSKTLTQYLLAGSVFWKWANRYDERWRADYKGRVNPFENHDLPKVRAKDRAASKRKDYSLEDLEVLYDAAQKRGLHVLADLILLGFYTGARIEELCQLTTNNVVTQEKILCFDFPDSKTYAGIRYVPVHPALKPIVKRLQRDSVDDYLIHSTSRNKYKNRSDPLSKAFGRLKTAHGFGKQHVFHSFRGTVVTQLQRANVPGPLIAQIVGHETGTVTYDVYSQGASPLQKLKAISKLPRLKPPAKTDTTPPVT
- a CDS encoding recombinase family protein, with amino-acid sequence MKSHLYLRASTKDQDALRAKASLEAFVAEKGLLVAGVYSENISGTTLDRPELMRMLDEAQTGECIVCESVDRLSRLSQSDWETLKAKIKAKGLRLVIADLPTSHMQIEDKGMTGQIMDVINSMLLDLMATMARLDQEKRVERIRQGLENKRLADPSWTPKGKGRNVEKWTKVQMLIEKHPNMSANDIAKLADVGVATVYRIKRGA
- a CDS encoding XRE family transcriptional regulator — its product is MMKPLIEMDGVFKGSQLRLARHYWGKTLNDIAEDIGTTRQYVSQLENGKGKLKLDDPTIKDLARSLHVAPTFFFKPVGVSLSEEQAHFRKLATTKASMKQKVLARGTVFDQLVEFIDTKVRLPAVDFPDESGAETTEEIEQAAERLRSYWGLGFGPISHMVRVVERAGAVVTLFQDTSTEVDALSITSRRPVIVRNEAKQSPFRLRFDIAHELGHLVLHEGQVTGDRKTESEANRFASAFLIPRSTFLKAFPRRGSRLDWVGISKMKMDFQVSKAAIIYRAKALGLIDDYQYRGAVIYLKNQGEGITEKEDPFCVREQPEMIKTALKVLYEHHGITHEALAEQLGITPEFLAEVLPTGLDIQKPTNLTPRSGLKLVK